In the Corynebacterium suedekumii genome, one interval contains:
- a CDS encoding DEAD/DEAH box helicase, whose product MNEQAYTHLAEFTADLGFPLDDFQIEGCRAVEEGHGVLVCAPTGAGKTIVGEFAVSLALSRGTKCFYTTPIKALSNQKYHDLVTAHGEDAVGLLTGDVSINSNAEIVVMTTEVLRNMIYAGSFALDRLSHVVMDEIHYLADLSRGAVWEEVILNLDESVKIIGLSATVSNSEEFGNWLTTVRGDTTVIVSEHRPVPLEQWMMVGRKIFPLFEPGTGGEVNHELERRIERLEAADASEGRDDWESGRGFRARAAGRRSGAQRPADKQRPVGRPDVIRLLQGQQMLPAITFIFSRAGCDGAMFQCLRSNLVLTSQEEGERIGEIVDAGVEGIPEEDLQVLQFAQWKGALKRGFAAHHAGMLPAFKHIVEDLFVQGLVRAVFATETLALGINMPARTVVLEKLVKFNGEAHVELTPGQYTQLTGRAGRRGIDVIGHAVVQWAPAMDPRAVAGLASTRTYPLISTFAPGYNMAVNLLNMIGFEPSLRLLEKSFAQYQADGSVVDEIREIERAEHRVRELRLQLNRDIATFNPPAADGEDAAELLMEYMRLRRELSDEEKSARQHSLQQRAEETATILGKLQLGDVIAIPGRKHPVLAVVVTPANQMRDPRPWVTTEQGWSGRIDAAGFQNPPIVLGHMRVPRNVTKAPRKNTRYVVQQFQRHSFGRPKKMKQSARVRDSKKVIALREALRNHPVHSWPSTDREQLARVGEKLARRERDLHRLETRVERATDTLGKHFERIIGLLSEMDYVEFEGTGADRVPVITDEGERLAQIHNESDLLVAQCLRRGIWNELDPAELAGVVSMCTFENRKATGGEAQAATERMATAMDATTSIWTELAADERRHNLPVTREPEAGFALAIHQWAAGAPLGYSLAASADSGAEMTPGDFVRWCRQVIDLLEQVAKTGYTDEVRGTARRSIDAIRRGVVAIGS is encoded by the coding sequence ATGAACGAACAGGCCTACACGCATCTGGCGGAGTTCACCGCCGACCTCGGATTCCCGCTCGATGACTTCCAGATCGAGGGGTGCCGGGCCGTCGAGGAGGGCCACGGGGTCCTCGTGTGCGCGCCCACCGGCGCCGGCAAGACCATCGTCGGCGAGTTCGCGGTGTCCCTGGCCCTGTCCCGGGGCACCAAGTGCTTCTACACCACGCCGATCAAGGCGCTGAGCAACCAGAAGTACCACGACCTGGTGACCGCTCACGGTGAGGACGCCGTGGGGCTGCTCACCGGTGACGTGTCCATCAACAGCAACGCCGAAATCGTCGTCATGACCACCGAGGTCCTGCGCAACATGATCTACGCCGGGTCCTTCGCCCTCGACCGGCTCAGCCACGTGGTCATGGATGAGATCCACTACCTGGCGGACCTGTCTCGCGGCGCGGTGTGGGAGGAGGTCATCCTCAACCTCGACGAGTCGGTGAAGATCATCGGCCTGTCGGCCACCGTGTCCAACTCGGAGGAGTTCGGCAACTGGCTCACCACCGTCCGCGGTGACACCACGGTCATCGTCTCCGAGCACCGTCCCGTCCCGCTGGAGCAGTGGATGATGGTGGGCCGGAAGATCTTCCCGCTGTTCGAGCCGGGCACCGGGGGAGAGGTCAACCACGAGCTGGAACGTCGCATCGAACGCCTCGAGGCGGCCGACGCGTCGGAGGGGCGCGACGACTGGGAGTCCGGACGTGGGTTCCGGGCCCGGGCGGCGGGGCGTCGCTCGGGTGCGCAGCGGCCCGCGGACAAGCAGCGCCCGGTCGGCCGACCGGATGTCATCCGTCTGCTGCAGGGTCAGCAGATGCTGCCGGCCATCACGTTCATCTTCTCCCGGGCCGGCTGTGACGGCGCGATGTTCCAGTGCCTGCGCTCCAACCTGGTGCTCACCTCCCAGGAGGAGGGGGAGCGTATCGGGGAGATTGTCGACGCCGGGGTGGAGGGCATCCCGGAGGAGGACCTCCAGGTGCTGCAGTTCGCCCAGTGGAAAGGGGCGCTCAAGCGCGGTTTCGCGGCGCATCACGCGGGCATGCTGCCGGCCTTCAAGCACATCGTGGAGGACCTGTTCGTCCAGGGCCTGGTCCGGGCGGTGTTCGCCACCGAGACCCTCGCCCTGGGTATCAACATGCCGGCCCGCACGGTGGTGCTGGAGAAGCTGGTGAAGTTCAACGGTGAGGCCCACGTGGAACTGACCCCGGGCCAGTACACGCAGCTGACCGGCCGGGCGGGCCGACGAGGTATCGACGTCATCGGCCACGCCGTGGTCCAGTGGGCGCCGGCCATGGACCCGCGCGCTGTGGCGGGCCTGGCGTCGACGCGGACCTATCCGCTCATCTCCACCTTCGCCCCCGGTTACAACATGGCCGTCAACCTTCTCAACATGATCGGTTTCGAGCCCTCCCTGCGTCTGCTGGAGAAGTCCTTCGCGCAGTACCAGGCCGACGGTTCCGTCGTCGATGAGATCCGGGAGATCGAGCGCGCCGAGCACCGCGTCCGAGAGCTGCGCCTGCAGCTCAACCGGGACATCGCCACGTTCAATCCGCCCGCAGCTGACGGGGAGGACGCGGCCGAGCTGCTCATGGAGTACATGCGCCTGCGCCGCGAACTCAGCGACGAGGAGAAGTCCGCGCGCCAGCATTCGCTCCAGCAGCGTGCGGAGGAGACCGCCACCATCTTGGGCAAACTCCAGCTCGGCGACGTCATCGCCATCCCGGGCCGCAAACACCCGGTACTGGCCGTGGTGGTCACCCCGGCCAACCAGATGCGCGATCCCCGCCCATGGGTGACCACCGAGCAGGGCTGGTCCGGGCGTATCGACGCCGCCGGGTTCCAGAATCCCCCCATCGTCCTGGGGCACATGCGCGTGCCCCGCAACGTGACCAAAGCGCCGCGCAAGAACACCCGGTATGTGGTTCAGCAGTTCCAGCGTCACAGCTTCGGTCGGCCGAAGAAGATGAAGCAGTCCGCCCGCGTCCGCGACTCGAAGAAGGTCATCGCCCTGCGGGAGGCACTGCGCAACCACCCGGTGCATTCCTGGCCGTCCACCGACCGGGAGCAGCTGGCCCGGGTGGGGGAGAAGCTCGCCCGCCGCGAGCGCGATCTGCACCGCCTGGAGACCCGGGTGGAACGAGCCACCGACACCCTGGGCAAGCACTTCGAGCGCATCATCGGGCTCCTGTCGGAGATGGACTACGTGGAGTTCGAGGGCACCGGTGCCGACCGCGTGCCGGTGATCACCGACGAGGGTGAGCGTCTGGCCCAGATCCACAACGAATCCGACCTGCTGGTCGCGCAGTGCCTGCGGCGTGGCATCTGGAACGAGCTGGACCCGGCGGAACTGGCCGGCGTGGTGTCCATGTGCACCTTCGAGAACCGCAAGGCCACCGGCGGGGAGGCCCAGGCGGCCACCGAACGGATGGCCACGGCGATGGATGCGACGACGAGCATCTGGACGGAACTGGCCGCCGACGAGCGCCGCCACAACCTGCCCGTCACCCGCGAACCGGAGGCGGGGTTCGCCCTGGCGATCCACCAGTGGGCCGCCGGTGCACCGCTCGGCTACAGCCTGGCGGCGTCCGCCGACTCGGGTGCGGAGATGACCCCGGGTGATTTCGTCCGCTGGTGCCGGCAGGTCATCGACCTGCTCGAGCAGGTGGCCAAGACCGGTTACACCGACGAGGTCCGGGGCACTGCCCGCCGGTCGATCGACGCGATCCGTCGGGGTGTGGTGGCCATCGGCAGTTAG
- a CDS encoding SDR family oxidoreductase — MNGILLLGGHSDIGGDLLTRLCAGRPVVLAARRAWTLTEVAERATAAGATEVHTLDFEATDLASHRALVDRAADLTGGLGTAIVAFGILGEQRRAETDEAHAVEIATVDYTAQVSMLTILADTMTRGEIIAFSSIAGWRARRANYVYGSTKAGLDAFCQGLADRLHGTPLRLITARPGFVIGSMTEGMDPAPMSVTPAEVADAVATEITDGKGSTTLWIPRRLRLLAWIMAAVPRPIWRKMPR, encoded by the coding sequence ATGAACGGCATCCTTCTGCTCGGTGGACACAGCGACATCGGCGGCGACCTGCTCACCCGACTGTGCGCCGGACGCCCGGTCGTCCTCGCCGCCCGCCGCGCCTGGACCCTGACCGAGGTCGCCGAACGCGCCACGGCCGCCGGCGCCACCGAGGTCCACACCCTCGACTTCGAGGCCACCGACCTCGCGTCGCACCGCGCGCTGGTGGACCGGGCGGCAGATCTGACCGGGGGACTGGGCACCGCGATCGTCGCCTTCGGCATCCTCGGCGAGCAGCGTCGCGCGGAGACGGATGAGGCCCACGCCGTGGAGATCGCCACCGTCGACTACACCGCCCAGGTGAGCATGCTCACCATCCTCGCCGACACCATGACCCGTGGGGAGATCATCGCGTTCTCCTCCATCGCCGGCTGGCGGGCCAGGCGCGCCAACTACGTCTACGGCTCCACCAAGGCCGGCCTCGACGCCTTCTGCCAGGGCCTGGCCGACCGCCTGCACGGCACCCCGCTGCGGCTGATCACCGCCCGGCCCGGCTTCGTCATCGGCTCCATGACCGAGGGCATGGACCCGGCCCCCATGTCGGTCACCCCGGCGGAGGTGGCCGACGCCGTGGCCACCGAGATCACCGACGGCAAGGGGAGTACCACCCTGTGGATCCCCCGACGCCTCCGCCTGCTCGCGTGGATCATGGCCGCCGTGCCACGGCCGATCTGGCGGAAAATGCCCCGCTGA
- a CDS encoding lipase family protein, with amino-acid sequence MRFTRTPGPAVHRAGLRSTLFRTLAPLAHESAQRNVRRLAGRTRPPTRAGENPAWEGEPGFGDATWVLGQDAGTLLKSTPMWLLGTRGRLNPATAYRIEYVTTDARERAITATGAYFHSHSPWRGGARPVIAFAPSTQGVAQHCDPSYTCTVGTNVFLTRPYDAIAAYELPVINLFLAAGCHVVLTDYPRDPDLELQLYCDHPSGARALVDAVRAARHLGLPADAPLGFWGFSQGGGTVGTALERTDYAPDVTPSAAVVGAPPAQLDAVLRHADGTLVTGVIAYATAGLMVTSPEIRDEILAVLTKDGLRTLVDNLTTCAGGSLLASGWRSTASWTRSGMPLGAILDDLPAVDDEFARRRLGQGAPDVPVLLWGSTHDDVIPIGPVRQLQIDWQRQGADVTWRENRFPRVPGRTGLNHFGPYYRTLTDDVGWLLDLLRR; translated from the coding sequence ATGCGCTTCACCAGGACCCCGGGACCCGCCGTGCACCGTGCCGGTCTGCGCTCCACGCTGTTCCGCACGCTCGCCCCGCTGGCGCACGAATCGGCGCAGCGCAACGTCCGGCGCCTGGCCGGGCGCACCCGTCCGCCGACGCGGGCAGGGGAGAACCCCGCCTGGGAGGGCGAGCCGGGTTTCGGTGACGCGACATGGGTCCTCGGGCAGGACGCCGGCACCCTGCTCAAGTCCACGCCGATGTGGCTGCTGGGGACGCGGGGGCGGCTCAACCCCGCCACCGCGTACCGGATCGAGTACGTCACCACCGACGCCCGGGAACGCGCCATCACCGCCACCGGTGCCTACTTCCACTCGCACAGCCCGTGGCGGGGCGGTGCCCGGCCCGTCATCGCGTTCGCCCCCTCGACGCAGGGGGTGGCCCAGCACTGCGACCCCTCCTACACGTGCACGGTGGGCACCAACGTGTTCCTCACCCGGCCGTACGACGCCATCGCGGCGTACGAGCTGCCGGTGATCAACCTCTTCCTCGCCGCCGGCTGCCACGTCGTGCTCACCGACTACCCCCGCGACCCGGACCTGGAGCTCCAGCTCTACTGCGATCACCCCTCCGGTGCCCGCGCGCTTGTCGACGCCGTCCGCGCCGCCCGCCACCTCGGCCTCCCGGCCGACGCGCCCCTCGGGTTCTGGGGCTTCTCCCAGGGCGGCGGCACCGTCGGGACGGCGCTGGAACGCACCGACTACGCCCCGGACGTCACCCCCTCCGCCGCGGTCGTGGGGGCACCACCCGCCCAACTGGACGCGGTCCTGCGCCACGCCGACGGCACCCTGGTCACCGGGGTCATCGCCTACGCCACGGCCGGACTCATGGTCACCTCCCCGGAGATCCGCGATGAGATCCTCGCCGTCCTGACCAAGGACGGCCTCCGCACCCTCGTGGACAATCTCACCACCTGCGCCGGTGGTTCCCTGCTCGCCTCTGGGTGGCGTTCCACCGCCTCATGGACCCGGTCCGGGATGCCCCTCGGCGCGATCCTCGACGACCTGCCCGCCGTCGACGACGAGTTCGCCCGCCGCCGCCTCGGCCAGGGCGCCCCGGACGTCCCTGTCCTCCTGTGGGGCTCCACCCACGACGACGTCATCCCCATCGGCCCCGTCCGCCAGCTGCAGATCGACTGGCAGCGACAGGGCGCGGACGTCACCTGGCGGGAGAACCGCTTCCCCCGGGTTCCCGGGCGCACCGGCCTCAACCACTTCGGGCCCTACTACCGCACGCTCACCGACGATGTCGGGTGGTTGCTCGACCTGCTGCGCCGGTAG
- the ygiD gene encoding 4,5-DOPA dioxygenase extradiol, with protein MNTTALFVGHGSPMNALEDNDFTRTWSDLGDSITPSAPRAILSVSAHWYTRGTGVTAMTNPRTIHDFWGFPPELSAVSYDAPGDPEIAELVRDVAKPTLVHNDQEWGLDHGTWSVLKHMFPDASIPVVQLSIDGTKPLSEHLDLGTRLARLATEHDVLIVGSGNVVHNLSMVDWTAGNTGTAWADSFDEAARDIMLSDPSRLETLTEHPGFTRAVPTPDHFLPLAYIAGVTAALGSTEVGVFNEQRTMGSLSMTGYQVAS; from the coding sequence ATGAACACGACAGCCCTGTTCGTCGGCCACGGCTCACCGATGAACGCCCTCGAGGACAACGACTTCACCCGCACCTGGTCCGACCTGGGCGACAGCATCACCCCCTCGGCACCGCGGGCCATCCTCTCGGTCTCCGCACACTGGTACACCCGCGGCACCGGCGTCACCGCGATGACCAACCCGCGCACCATCCACGACTTCTGGGGCTTCCCGCCCGAGCTGTCCGCCGTCTCCTACGACGCCCCCGGTGACCCCGAGATCGCTGAACTGGTCCGCGACGTGGCCAAACCCACCCTGGTCCACAACGACCAGGAGTGGGGACTGGACCACGGCACCTGGTCCGTGCTCAAGCACATGTTCCCCGACGCCTCCATCCCGGTGGTCCAGCTGTCCATCGACGGCACGAAACCGCTGTCCGAGCATCTCGACCTGGGCACCCGCCTGGCGCGGCTGGCCACCGAGCATGACGTGCTCATCGTCGGCTCCGGCAACGTCGTCCACAACCTCTCCATGGTCGACTGGACGGCCGGGAACACCGGCACCGCCTGGGCCGACAGCTTCGACGAGGCCGCCCGGGACATCATGCTGTCTGATCCCTCCCGCCTGGAGACCCTCACCGAGCACCCCGGATTCACCCGGGCCGTGCCCACCCCGGACCACTTTCTGCCCCTGGCCTACATCGCCGGCGTCACCGCCGCCCTCGGTTCCACGGAGGTGGGCGTGTTCAACGAACAGCGCACCATGGGCTCGCTGTCGATGACGGGATATCAGGTAGCCTCCTGA
- a CDS encoding M24 family metallopeptidase: MAGMAELFSPDVYARRLTDAAVLAARAGLAGLIVGSGPELAYLTGSWVSSHERLTALVVPAHGTPRLVVPATDAGDLADSAVPELNIEVSGWVDGDDAHALAVAALPAGPVALGSSLTTLHVLRLQELVGAPTVPAATTLSELFMRKDPAEIDQLRRAAHAIDAVHARVPSLLREGRTEAEVAAEVDALILDGHDSVDFVIVGSGANGANPHHSFSDRQLTRGDVVVVDLGGTLGPGYHSDSTRTYVVGGAGEADPEVVGAYEVLHRAHAAAVAAVRPGVTAASIDAAAREAITDAGYGELFIHRTGHGIGLSTHEEPFIMAGNDLVLEEGMCFSIEPGIYRSGRWGMRLEDIVTVTADGVELLTRQPRELH, translated from the coding sequence ATGGCGGGCATGGCTGAACTGTTCTCCCCCGATGTCTACGCCCGTCGCCTCACCGATGCCGCCGTGCTGGCGGCCCGGGCCGGGTTGGCCGGTCTCATCGTCGGCTCCGGCCCGGAGCTGGCGTACCTCACCGGGTCCTGGGTCTCCTCCCACGAACGGCTCACCGCGCTCGTCGTGCCCGCCCACGGCACACCCCGGCTGGTGGTCCCGGCCACCGACGCCGGGGATCTCGCCGATTCCGCGGTGCCGGAGCTGAACATCGAGGTTTCCGGCTGGGTCGACGGCGACGACGCCCACGCTCTCGCCGTCGCCGCGCTACCCGCCGGCCCGGTGGCGCTGGGGTCGAGCCTGACCACGCTGCACGTCCTGCGCCTTCAGGAGCTGGTGGGTGCCCCGACAGTGCCCGCCGCGACCACCCTGTCCGAGCTGTTCATGCGCAAGGACCCCGCGGAGATCGACCAGCTGCGGCGTGCAGCCCACGCCATTGACGCGGTCCACGCGCGCGTGCCCTCGCTCCTGCGGGAAGGACGCACCGAAGCGGAGGTGGCCGCCGAGGTCGACGCCCTCATCCTGGACGGGCACGACTCGGTGGACTTCGTCATCGTCGGTTCCGGCGCCAACGGCGCGAACCCGCACCACAGCTTCTCTGACCGTCAGCTCACGCGTGGCGACGTCGTCGTGGTCGACCTCGGCGGCACCCTCGGCCCCGGTTACCACTCCGACTCCACCCGCACCTACGTCGTCGGCGGGGCGGGGGAGGCCGACCCGGAGGTGGTCGGCGCCTACGAGGTACTGCACCGCGCGCATGCGGCGGCGGTGGCGGCGGTGCGGCCGGGGGTGACGGCGGCGTCGATAGACGCGGCAGCGCGCGAGGCGATCACGGACGCCGGGTACGGCGAGCTGTTCATCCACCGCACCGGCCACGGCATCGGCCTGTCCACCCACGAGGAACCGTTCATCATGGCCGGCAACGATCTCGTCCTCGAGGAGGGGATGTGCTTCTCCATTGAGCCGGGCATCTACCGGTCCGGGCGGTGGGGGATGCGGCTGGAGGACATCGTCACCGTCACCGCCGACGGCGTCGAACTGTTGACGCGTCAACCACGTGAGCTACACTAA